A DNA window from Paenibacillus sp. HWE-109 contains the following coding sequences:
- a CDS encoding extracellular solute-binding protein → MVKKYKGLQVIGASLLAISLTACGSGSGTSTSTATPDAKAAATPAATTSTVEKKENITITFQNIYPDPTDPKNGMLKKIVNDYQTKNPNIKIELDSLNTDQQKLKLKTQAASKEVPDITIVNPAAQMKPFVDAKLFAPLNDMVEQNGLKATFQDGILDWYTFDKNIYALPDGNNIGLVYYNKDLFKQAGVEVPKTFEEMVAAVKTLKGKGIQPMAIGEKDSWTGSFLFMNVLLRTNGGPGFLQAVVDGKKTFADPAFTDAVSSFEDLIQAGAFQEGATSFDYNAGENLFKTGKAAMYYMGSWATGGIETSSVNGKVGVFKFPTVKGKGNPDEFMLAPGSAFAISANSKHLKETKDFLNFFMLNFPKEAFAVKGAVGIAQKVDGDFKAAGYSDMAMEVLGLFKQVKGGDLAFDNTMNPGTSQGHLTSIQNLFVQKKDPAEVGKEHQTAYDTNKK, encoded by the coding sequence TTGGTAAAAAAATATAAAGGTCTTCAAGTTATCGGCGCAAGCTTACTGGCAATCAGCTTAACAGCATGCGGTTCAGGCAGCGGAACAAGCACGAGCACTGCCACACCGGATGCCAAAGCAGCAGCAACACCAGCGGCTACGACCAGCACAGTAGAGAAAAAAGAGAACATTACCATCACGTTCCAAAACATATATCCAGATCCAACGGACCCGAAAAACGGCATGTTGAAGAAAATCGTCAATGACTACCAAACGAAAAACCCGAACATCAAAATCGAGCTTGATTCCTTGAACACGGATCAGCAAAAGCTGAAATTGAAAACACAAGCGGCATCCAAAGAAGTTCCGGATATCACGATCGTGAATCCAGCGGCGCAAATGAAGCCTTTCGTTGATGCTAAACTTTTCGCTCCGCTGAACGATATGGTTGAGCAAAACGGCCTGAAAGCAACGTTCCAAGACGGTATCCTTGACTGGTACACGTTCGACAAGAACATCTACGCGCTTCCAGACGGCAACAACATCGGACTTGTTTATTACAACAAAGACTTGTTCAAACAAGCTGGCGTTGAAGTGCCGAAAACATTCGAAGAAATGGTTGCAGCTGTCAAAACACTGAAAGGCAAAGGCATTCAGCCAATGGCCATCGGTGAAAAAGATTCCTGGACCGGTTCCTTCTTGTTCATGAACGTCTTGCTTCGCACGAACGGCGGACCTGGCTTCCTGCAAGCGGTTGTTGACGGCAAGAAGACTTTCGCAGATCCAGCTTTCACAGACGCCGTCAGCAGCTTTGAAGATTTGATCCAAGCTGGCGCATTCCAAGAAGGCGCAACATCTTTTGACTACAATGCCGGTGAGAACTTGTTCAAAACAGGCAAAGCGGCTATGTACTACATGGGCAGCTGGGCAACTGGCGGCATCGAAACTTCTTCCGTTAACGGTAAAGTGGGCGTATTCAAATTCCCGACAGTTAAAGGCAAAGGTAACCCAGATGAGTTCATGTTGGCACCAGGCAGCGCGTTCGCAATCTCTGCAAACAGCAAACATTTGAAAGAAACCAAAGATTTCTTGAACTTCTTCATGCTTAACTTCCCTAAAGAAGCTTTCGCAGTTAAAGGCGCAGTAGGTATCGCACAAAAAGTAGACGGCGACTTCAAAGCAGCTGGTTACTCCGACATGGCGATGGAAGTGCTTGGCTTGTTCAAACAAGTAAAAGGCGGCGACTTGGCATTCGACAACACGATGAACCCAGGAACATCGCAAGGTCACTTAACTAGCATCCAAAACCTCTTCGTGCAGAAGAAAGATCCTGCTGAAGTAGGGAAAGAACACCAAACAGCCTACGACACGAACAAAAAATAA
- a CDS encoding carbohydrate ABC transporter permease, producing the protein MNVLRVSKWTIAMFVLPCLIIYVSLVFVPILVSLYSGLLDWNGIGESTFVGFKNFHTLLFADPVFWPSVRRTLMFAVFSMAEIPVALGVAMLLNRFIKKPNFLVSSYFLPVILSVVIIGQLWKTIYNPAAMGGMLNQVLDMLNLHSWTHSWLTEPKIAMYSLYFVALWQYLGYHTLIQFTGIQNIPADIYEAARIDGAEGLKADWHITFPMNIPIFKISIVLAFIGSLQAFDMVMVMTAGGPAHATDVISTHMYNMSFLSMKYGYGSAIAAFLVGLCLIATVIINTIFNKLEKRFS; encoded by the coding sequence GTGAATGTGTTAAGAGTCTCCAAGTGGACGATTGCCATGTTTGTACTGCCGTGTTTGATTATTTATGTCAGTCTCGTTTTTGTCCCGATTCTCGTATCGCTTTACAGCGGACTACTGGATTGGAATGGAATTGGCGAGTCGACGTTCGTCGGGTTCAAAAATTTCCACACCTTGCTTTTCGCAGACCCCGTGTTCTGGCCGTCTGTTCGCCGTACCTTGATGTTCGCCGTGTTTTCCATGGCTGAAATTCCGGTCGCTTTAGGCGTGGCGATGCTGCTTAACCGTTTTATCAAAAAACCGAATTTTCTCGTTTCGAGTTACTTTTTACCGGTTATTTTATCCGTTGTTATCATCGGTCAATTGTGGAAAACGATCTACAACCCTGCCGCTATGGGGGGCATGCTGAATCAAGTATTAGACATGCTGAACTTGCACAGCTGGACCCATTCGTGGTTGACAGAACCCAAGATTGCGATGTACTCGCTCTACTTCGTGGCCCTGTGGCAGTACCTTGGTTATCATACATTGATCCAGTTTACCGGCATTCAGAACATCCCTGCTGATATTTATGAAGCAGCCCGGATTGACGGTGCAGAGGGGCTTAAAGCCGACTGGCATATTACCTTCCCTATGAATATTCCGATTTTCAAAATATCGATCGTCCTCGCCTTCATCGGCTCCCTGCAGGCATTCGACATGGTCATGGTCATGACCGCAGGCGGCCCGGCGCATGCAACTGATGTGATTTCGACGCATATGTACAACATGTCATTCCTGTCCATGAAATATGGCTACGGAAGCGCGATTGCCGCCTTCTTGGTTGGTCTGTGCTTAATTGCAACGGTTATTATCAATACGATTTTCAACAAACTAGAGAAAAGATTTTCATGA
- a CDS encoding helix-turn-helix domain-containing protein, which translates to MKFHEKLKELRQQQNLTIRKLGEKAGVSYSILNAIENGRIEPSKDVVIALAIALKIQDREELLSLATNPSEG; encoded by the coding sequence GTGAAATTTCATGAGAAGTTAAAAGAGTTGAGACAGCAGCAAAATCTCACGATTCGCAAACTTGGAGAGAAAGCAGGGGTCAGCTACTCGATTCTCAATGCCATCGAAAACGGTCGAATCGAGCCGTCGAAAGATGTCGTAATTGCTCTAGCTATCGCCTTGAAAATCCAGGATAGAGAGGAACTCTTATCCTTAGCAACAAATCCCTCTGAGGGATAA
- a CDS encoding ABC transporter substrate-binding protein: protein MKNIALGLTVLFCTVFLTSGCQTTSKEDKNIQLTVLAEDSQQVRQNWIEPYQLVHPNVKINILDLNTIISKDEKKINDPINAMINIIKENPIDVAFVRGPELTTLVNENLLVELDPLMKQDNFDFNNYADIVKTMISVYGDGKTYGLAPFFNSFGLVYNKKIFSDLNIDPPSDHESWDDLVQKAEAISKRLETEGIYGLDLPQPDPFDALGIFTYANELSLVQGDGNKMVVNTPSWKKVWGQVADLYSKKIVFTPMVAKKQGISPNFGNNKVGMAIYDYSRIVQGGLNNKDDYGVASLPYFSDNKEGLNITLFGLSGIISNSTHIKESWDLIKFINSEGVAKVKSQNLPLLTSRSNIMRDDDFSSKFYDYKVTYNQRESIHVDTIKISKIAAIGSELLNQTIQGRITTEEALKEFEEKGQEILVTSIK, encoded by the coding sequence ATGAAAAACATTGCGCTTGGGCTAACTGTCTTATTTTGTACAGTATTTTTGACTAGCGGTTGTCAAACTACCTCTAAAGAAGATAAAAATATTCAACTTACAGTTTTAGCAGAGGATTCGCAACAAGTACGGCAAAATTGGATTGAACCATATCAGCTAGTTCACCCTAATGTAAAAATCAACATTCTTGATCTAAACACAATAATAAGTAAAGATGAGAAGAAAATTAATGATCCCATCAATGCAATGATTAATATTATTAAAGAAAATCCGATTGATGTTGCCTTTGTAAGAGGGCCTGAATTAACAACATTAGTAAATGAAAATTTATTAGTAGAGTTAGATCCTCTAATGAAACAAGACAATTTCGATTTTAATAATTACGCTGATATTGTGAAAACTATGATATCTGTCTACGGAGATGGAAAAACATATGGATTAGCACCGTTTTTTAATTCGTTTGGTTTGGTTTATAACAAAAAAATATTTTCGGATTTAAATATAGATCCTCCTTCTGATCATGAAAGTTGGGATGATTTAGTTCAAAAAGCTGAAGCTATATCAAAGAGATTAGAAACCGAAGGAATATATGGGTTGGATTTACCGCAACCAGATCCATTTGATGCTTTGGGCATTTTTACGTACGCGAATGAGTTAAGTCTTGTTCAAGGGGATGGGAATAAAATGGTTGTAAACACACCGTCGTGGAAAAAAGTGTGGGGGCAGGTTGCAGATTTATATAGTAAAAAAATTGTGTTTACTCCGATGGTTGCTAAGAAACAAGGAATTAGCCCAAACTTCGGAAACAATAAAGTGGGTATGGCAATTTATGATTATAGCAGGATAGTTCAAGGTGGATTAAATAATAAAGATGATTACGGAGTTGCAAGTTTGCCGTATTTTTCAGATAATAAGGAAGGGTTGAATATAACTTTATTCGGTTTATCTGGAATAATAAGCAATAGCACTCACATAAAGGAATCTTGGGATCTAATAAAGTTTATTAATAGTGAAGGGGTAGCAAAGGTTAAATCTCAGAATTTACCTTTGCTTACTTCAAGAAGTAATATTATGCGTGATGATGATTTCTCTAGTAAGTTTTACGATTATAAAGTGACTTATAATCAAAGAGAATCAATCCACGTAGATACAATAAAGATTTCTAAAATTGCAGCAATCGGTTCGGAGTTACTGAATCAAACTATTCAAGGTAGAATTACGACAGAAGAGGCTTTAAAGGAGTTCGAAGAAAAAGGCCAAGAGATACTTGTAACGTCAATAAAGTAG
- a CDS encoding carbohydrate ABC transporter permease: MQTAREIAAAKPATIRRRKRLSFVKIIVVGFLSLLVVTQVYPLLWLFIYSLKTNEEILSGKFFALPHALQWSNFSAAIDAGHYFQYLKNSLFVTSVTMICVILLGSLASFAIARFKWKYGQLVMVIFLIGMMVPLQATLLPLMIIFKNLHALNTHLSIILPYIAFQTPIAVFILSGFMKSIPAEIEESAVMDGAGVFRIFWSIILPISIPPMMTVCILTFINIWNEYILAATFISSERLKTLPFGVNSFVSQYSVNYGAIGAFLVLGALPVIIIYFLLADKITKGMVAGAVKG, encoded by the coding sequence ATGCAAACGGCAAGGGAGATAGCTGCGGCTAAACCTGCAACAATTCGGAGACGCAAACGCCTCTCTTTCGTCAAAATTATCGTCGTCGGATTTCTTTCACTGCTCGTGGTTACGCAAGTTTATCCACTGCTTTGGCTCTTTATTTATTCGTTGAAAACGAATGAGGAAATTTTGTCGGGCAAATTTTTCGCCCTGCCGCATGCCCTTCAGTGGAGCAACTTCTCCGCTGCCATCGATGCGGGACATTACTTCCAATACTTGAAAAACAGTTTGTTCGTCACATCGGTCACGATGATCTGTGTGATTCTGCTGGGCTCCTTGGCCTCCTTCGCGATTGCGCGGTTCAAATGGAAATACGGCCAACTGGTTATGGTGATCTTCCTGATCGGGATGATGGTGCCGCTGCAAGCGACGCTGCTGCCGCTCATGATTATTTTCAAAAACTTGCACGCGCTGAACACGCATCTCTCGATTATTCTGCCTTATATCGCTTTCCAAACGCCGATAGCAGTGTTCATTCTAAGTGGATTTATGAAATCCATTCCGGCTGAAATCGAGGAGTCCGCTGTCATGGATGGCGCGGGGGTTTTCCGGATCTTCTGGAGCATTATTCTGCCGATATCGATACCGCCGATGATGACGGTCTGTATTTTAACTTTCATTAATATATGGAATGAGTACATTCTCGCGGCGACGTTTATCTCCTCCGAGCGGCTCAAGACGCTGCCTTTCGGGGTCAACAGCTTCGTGAGTCAGTATTCCGTCAACTACGGAGCCATTGGCGCATTCCTCGTTCTGGGCGCATTGCCAGTCATCATTATTTATTTCTTGTTAGCTGACAAAATTACAAAAGGTATGGTAGCGGGAGCGGTGAAGGGTTAA
- a CDS encoding C40 family peptidase encodes MQAMKKNRLSKSLVGISLSLSLLTSGTMLLNPHAAQAATADTTAAATAISTSKANSLINTAESYIGKVRYGFGVRDTKRLILDCSAFTQLVFSKNGITIPWGSKAQAQVGTAVKSKSSLRKGDLVMFSVSKPGQINHVGIYIGNGQFISNTTSSGVVIRDMNTGYWKDRFITGRRL; translated from the coding sequence ATGCAAGCAATGAAGAAGAACCGCCTTAGCAAATCGTTAGTGGGGATTAGCCTAAGTCTATCCTTATTAACATCGGGGACCATGCTCCTCAATCCGCATGCCGCTCAGGCTGCAACCGCCGATACAACTGCTGCCGCTACAGCGATAAGCACAAGCAAGGCGAATAGCCTGATTAATACAGCTGAGTCGTATATCGGCAAGGTTCGCTATGGCTTTGGTGTCAGAGATACCAAGCGTCTAATCTTGGACTGTTCTGCTTTTACCCAACTGGTCTTCAGCAAGAACGGCATCACGATCCCGTGGGGCTCCAAGGCGCAAGCTCAGGTAGGCACCGCGGTCAAAAGCAAGTCAAGCCTACGCAAAGGCGATCTCGTCATGTTCAGCGTAAGTAAACCCGGCCAGATTAACCATGTCGGGATTTATATTGGAAACGGACAGTTCATCAGCAATACGACGAGTTCGGGTGTCGTGATTCGGGATATGAACACCGGCTACTGGAAAGACCGCTTTATTACTGGCCGCCGTCTCTAA
- a CDS encoding sensor histidine kinase, with product MTRGLHSIHNRLFLLFISCMLVLVLLVSVVYYKKTTDIIHSKISDLAEKNISQTVGLFDLLLQGYDSITKSLNSNYEMLRLIQERDSSRDETVSIINERTITNIIGAIYYSRDDIVGIHVVTNAGKNYNYERGFDSVIDTDYATSEWYQKLMDSSGEMVWLGLYKGSVINRFQKDTLFVFGRKLYDLSDHRMIGVMLIETNPQPILAALSNVTISPNSQVYIVDREDRMIASTASEKASMPSFDGLPRPQASEIIVDDRTGQLIVAAKAKMSDWTVFGLTPKSDINAEVVKTREYLYVVILVLILLSTVLASIVSRNISSPLKLLIREMKQVEMGNFKGSVTVKSFEEINSLVSSFNRMVNRMDELIERITLSSMSEKNAELQALQSQVNPHFLYNTLDMIYWMLDERENDRLGRVILALSHMFRYSSDWQEASKTTLRQELDQMRHYMTIIENRLEGRVSTELHIDPECLDVVLPKMTLQPIIENAVKYGLEPLDRPGILRVSTEICEYELRIIIADNGVGIEESTLQGMQAMLAAESTENDGQKMAALQLEQATPGTDVKTRRGIGLTNVHRRIVLMFGEIYGLRIHSKQGEGTTVTIAMPLPRKGV from the coding sequence GTGACACGGGGACTGCATTCCATTCATAATCGGCTGTTTCTACTCTTTATCTCCTGTATGTTAGTTCTCGTGCTCTTGGTGAGCGTGGTCTATTACAAGAAAACAACGGACATTATCCATAGTAAAATCAGTGATTTGGCAGAGAAAAATATTTCCCAAACGGTGGGTTTATTTGATTTGCTGCTGCAAGGGTATGACAGCATTACCAAGTCCCTTAACAGCAACTACGAGATGCTCAGGCTCATTCAGGAGCGGGATTCGAGCCGGGATGAGACTGTCAGCATTATTAATGAGCGAACGATTACGAATATTATTGGCGCTATTTATTACTCCCGCGATGATATCGTGGGGATACATGTGGTGACCAATGCAGGTAAAAACTATAACTATGAACGCGGGTTTGACAGTGTCATCGATACCGATTACGCCACCTCGGAGTGGTATCAGAAGCTGATGGATTCTTCGGGAGAAATGGTGTGGCTGGGTCTCTATAAAGGTTCTGTCATCAATCGGTTTCAAAAGGATACGCTGTTCGTCTTCGGCCGCAAGCTTTACGATTTATCGGACCACCGGATGATTGGGGTCATGCTCATAGAAACGAACCCGCAGCCGATTCTGGCGGCGCTTTCCAACGTTACGATCAGCCCGAACAGCCAGGTCTACATAGTGGATCGGGAAGACCGGATGATTGCCTCGACGGCAAGTGAGAAGGCGAGTATGCCGTCCTTCGACGGACTGCCGCGCCCGCAAGCCAGTGAGATCATCGTGGACGACAGGACGGGTCAGCTCATTGTCGCAGCGAAGGCGAAGATGTCCGATTGGACGGTCTTCGGCTTAACGCCCAAAAGCGACATCAACGCCGAGGTTGTGAAAACACGGGAGTACCTGTACGTCGTCATTCTTGTACTCATTCTGCTCTCGACCGTGCTGGCGAGCATCGTATCCCGGAATATTTCTTCACCGCTCAAGCTGCTCATAAGGGAGATGAAGCAAGTGGAGATGGGGAATTTCAAAGGCTCCGTGACGGTCAAATCGTTCGAGGAAATCAATTCTTTGGTTTCCTCGTTCAATCGCATGGTGAATCGGATGGATGAGCTCATTGAGCGTATCACGCTGTCCTCCATGAGCGAGAAGAACGCCGAGCTGCAAGCGCTGCAGTCGCAGGTCAATCCGCATTTCCTCTACAATACCTTGGATATGATCTACTGGATGCTGGATGAGCGTGAGAACGATCGATTGGGGAGGGTGATCCTAGCCCTGTCCCACATGTTCCGGTACAGCAGCGACTGGCAGGAGGCCTCTAAGACGACGCTGAGGCAGGAGCTGGATCAGATGCGGCACTACATGACGATTATTGAGAATCGGCTGGAAGGCAGAGTGAGCACGGAGCTGCACATTGATCCGGAATGTCTGGATGTCGTGCTCCCGAAGATGACGCTGCAGCCGATCATCGAGAACGCTGTCAAATATGGACTTGAGCCGCTCGATCGACCGGGAATTCTTCGGGTCTCAACGGAAATCTGCGAGTATGAGCTGCGCATTATCATTGCCGATAATGGCGTGGGCATCGAAGAGAGTACTCTGCAGGGGATGCAGGCGATGTTGGCCGCGGAGTCTACCGAGAATGATGGTCAGAAAATGGCTGCCCTGCAATTGGAACAGGCGACACCCGGCACCGATGTGAAAACCAGACGGGGCATTGGGCTTACTAATGTCCACAGACGTATCGTTCTAATGTTCGGAGAAATCTACGGACTCCGTATTCATAGTAAGCAAGGGGAGGGCACGACCGTTACGATTGCGATGCCGCTCCCCCGGAAAGGTGTGTAA
- a CDS encoding response regulator, protein MDILIVDDETVIREGIQRTLQNRFPEHNIHLAANAEQAIALLRSHRIHIVLTDILMPGMTGLELMNMSRSRHPHVKWVVISAYSEFSYAQEAVRLGAKDYLLKPIGKEVLSEMIRKLSEEIVHETELIEDAELLKANRKYLQEAVFQRFAQGLDTGRIDMGPFMEQHPYFHLIMVKMETDKPVFLENFIIENVLQELIQRYGKGFVTVHDGKSLLGLVTLPEGTSVTLLVDELRSHLVKYLKVPFQIMNTERIEQIQAVPAEVQRMRQASTTQVYEHHASGSDRSIEVALQYMRTHYHADLSLEKVASIVYLNPVYFSQLFKQKTGQGFKEYVTHLRLEQAKQLLLNPKLKLADVAERIGYQDMRHFSQVFRKKYGVTPSDYRQEHTQMV, encoded by the coding sequence ATGGACATTCTCATCGTAGATGATGAAACAGTCATTCGTGAGGGCATTCAGCGTACGCTTCAGAATCGCTTTCCGGAGCATAATATCCATCTTGCCGCGAATGCGGAGCAAGCGATTGCCTTGCTGCGCAGCCACCGCATTCATATTGTGCTCACCGACATTCTCATGCCGGGAATGACCGGGCTTGAGCTCATGAATATGTCGCGCAGCCGTCACCCGCATGTGAAATGGGTGGTCATCTCCGCGTACTCGGAGTTTTCCTATGCCCAAGAGGCTGTACGGCTTGGGGCCAAGGATTATTTGCTGAAGCCTATTGGCAAAGAAGTGCTCAGCGAAATGATTCGCAAGCTCAGCGAGGAAATCGTACACGAAACTGAGCTGATCGAAGATGCCGAGCTGCTGAAGGCGAATCGCAAATATTTGCAGGAAGCCGTCTTCCAGCGATTCGCGCAAGGCTTGGATACCGGCCGCATTGATATGGGGCCTTTCATGGAACAGCACCCGTATTTCCACCTGATCATGGTGAAAATGGAAACCGATAAGCCTGTCTTCCTCGAGAATTTCATTATCGAGAATGTTCTCCAGGAGCTTATCCAGCGCTACGGCAAGGGCTTCGTCACCGTGCACGACGGGAAGAGCCTGCTCGGCCTTGTGACGCTTCCTGAAGGCACGAGCGTGACGCTGCTAGTCGATGAGCTGCGCAGCCATCTCGTGAAGTATTTGAAGGTTCCCTTTCAAATCATGAACACCGAACGGATCGAACAGATCCAAGCCGTTCCAGCAGAAGTGCAGCGCATGCGTCAGGCTTCGACAACGCAGGTTTACGAGCATCATGCGAGCGGCAGCGATCGCTCCATAGAAGTCGCGCTGCAGTATATGCGCACGCACTATCATGCCGACCTGTCGCTGGAGAAGGTCGCTTCCATCGTCTATCTGAATCCGGTCTATTTCAGCCAGCTTTTTAAACAAAAGACCGGTCAGGGCTTCAAGGAATATGTGACCCACCTGCGTCTGGAGCAGGCCAAACAGTTGCTCTTGAATCCCAAGCTGAAGCTGGCTGATGTCGCCGAACGTATCGGCTATCAAGACATGCGGCACTTCTCGCAGGTGTTCCGCAAGAAGTATGGCGTAACGCCCTCTGACTATCGTCAAGAGCATACACAGATGGTCTGA
- a CDS encoding HAD family hydrolase yields MTLKKAFEDIKKFHETFEHPVGTVPQRLSASRKAARLAWMQEELNEYQEAATLEDEVDAMIDELYFVLGTLVEMGVEPGPIFDIVHHANMSKVWSDGLVHKNEFGKTIKPPEWQDPFDKISAEIRRQQEK; encoded by the coding sequence ATGACACTAAAGAAAGCATTTGAAGATATTAAAAAGTTTCACGAAACGTTCGAGCATCCGGTAGGAACCGTACCGCAGCGTTTATCTGCAAGCCGCAAAGCTGCCCGCTTAGCTTGGATGCAAGAAGAGTTGAATGAATATCAGGAAGCAGCCACGCTGGAAGACGAAGTCGATGCGATGATCGACGAATTATATTTTGTTCTCGGGACCTTGGTTGAGATGGGTGTGGAGCCTGGACCGATTTTTGATATTGTGCATCATGCCAATATGTCCAAGGTGTGGTCGGATGGACTAGTCCATAAGAACGAATTTGGCAAAACCATCAAACCGCCGGAATGGCAGGACCCTTTCGACAAAATTAGTGCTGAAATTCGCAGGCAGCAAGAAAAATAG
- a CDS encoding helix-turn-helix transcriptional regulator: MIEPHLTKRNAVLRTNLLKINDLTEREKEVLLHWVVDDYNYKEIASVLTISKNTVRTHLQNINKKLNVSSKTMLIIMILSNI; the protein is encoded by the coding sequence ATGATAGAACCGCATCTTACAAAAAGAAATGCAGTGTTAAGGACAAATCTACTCAAAATAAATGATCTAACAGAAAGAGAGAAAGAAGTTTTACTTCACTGGGTAGTAGATGATTATAATTACAAAGAAATTGCCAGTGTACTCACAATAAGCAAGAATACGGTTAGAACTCATTTACAAAATATAAATAAGAAGCTAAATGTGAGCTCCAAGACAATGCTAATAATTATGATTTTAAGTAACATATAA